In the genome of Dermacentor andersoni chromosome 3, qqDerAnde1_hic_scaffold, whole genome shotgun sequence, one region contains:
- the LOC126547490 gene encoding uncharacterized protein — MILPVLAGVVLGVPVFLYSYRRIRPLFSVKVNCWFCGVQTVVPYGNINCWDCPSCEQYNGFKEDGDYNKPIPAQFDEALNFTATSSCQADSSPGALKLKPDNQLCSVCNYHQVIKVRLLANFTPTEESLFESEVEQYRQHLEEVYPLCQPCEAQVKRTLTLQDSLLRPHLVGRTLPGHWRVLAHYCLPWKQRLRLVLSLVASAMSVSASTMLLLALLEGNAMLTQYCAKFGLASVAGNAQPRRLLQPAGLVLAGSSALLAGRRRLGLTALLLCFSWLLTLLCSYPAMEKWLGYVNLAWGQLVLATVTVVLGTFHTFNLLKSYLHGGALRKLVSPRVSSLSSSPYTSSTASLCSSTYLPNREGSQCIGQSRLSFDDNQSTCSHLTKTATSDLSDRISDVHISPESERSWTTSTWSKPTSLQGISKESAPASCTNLADMGGDGGSRPSSLLWPARLRFQPGSPWMAGGMWAMGGTRTPSNTKVLWGVKQSFGLLTPPPSLAGSAKHSSSGFGASTNGCKQKKTDWCFFKQRDAFFSSSPDSTLVPEMRTSASARNRETGMLTSQHHSLAGSHRIDGTSTLRHRSGVSRKAASHLLQNAQGKGYAKSSVSQTSLATGMVASSEHTATASRDLLARQPFPTLGWFFLGLSVMLNMSLFAYFTFWSGVAISRQ; from the exons ATGATATTGCCGGTGCTCGCAGGAGTGGTACTGGGTGTGCCTGTTTTTCTGTATTCCTACAGAAGGATACG GCCACTCTTTTCTGTCAAGGTAAACTGCTGGTTCTGCGGTGTGCAGACGGTTGTTCCTTACGGAAACATCAACTGCTGGGACTGTCCGAGCTGTGAGCAGTACAATGGATTCAAGGAG GATGGTGACTACAACAAGCCAATTCCTGCACAGTTTGATGAAGCCCTCAATTTCACAGCAACTTCCAGCTGCCAAGCAGATTCCTCGCCCGGAGCTTTGAAGCTGAAGCCTGACAACCAGCTGTGTTCTGTTTGCAATTACCATCAGGTCATCAAGGTTCGACTTCTGGCAAACTTCACTCCCACAGAGGAG AGCCTTTTCGAGTCCGAGGTGGAGCAGTACCGGCAGCACCTCGAAGAAGTCTACCCACTGTGCCAGCCGTGTGAGGCACAGGTCAAGAGGACGCTGACCCTTCAGGACTCGCTGCTACGGCCACACTTGGTCGGCCGCACGCTGCCGGGCCATTGGAGAGTCCTGGCACACTACTGTCTT CCTTGGAAGCAGCGCCTGAGGCTTGTGTTGTCCCTGGTAGCGTCAGCCATGAGTGTCTCTGCCTCAACAATGTTGCTTTTGGCCTTGCTGGAGGGCAATGCTATGCTGACGCAGTACTGTGCAAAGTTTGGCCTGGCTAGTGTGGCAGGGAACGCGCAGCCCCGCCGACTACTGCAGCCTGCTGGTCTGGTGTTGGCTGGAAGCTCGGCACTGCTCGCAGGACGGCGCCG GCTGGGTCTCACTGCCCTTCTCCTCTGCTTCTCCTGGCTGCTGACGCTGTTGTGCAGCTACCCTGCAATGGAAAAGTGGCTGGGTTATGTTAACCTAGCATGGGGCCAGCTTGTTCTCGCCACTGTAACAGTTGTCCTAGGCACCTTCCACACATTCAACCTTCTCAAAAGCTACCTGCATGGTGGAGCTCTTAG gaaactGGTCAGTCCCAGAGTAAGCAGCCTGTCATCTAGTCCCTACACATCCAGCACTGCAAGTCTGTGCTCGTCAACATACCTGCCCAATAGAGAGGGCTCACAATGCATTGGCCAGAGTCGGTTAAGCTTTGATGACAACCAGAGCACCTGCAGCCACCTGACAAAGACGGCCACCAGCGACCTCTCGGACAGGATAAGTGACGTGCACATCTCTCCTGAGAGTGAAAGATCATGGACTACTA GCACGTGGTCCAAACCTACAAGTCTGCAAGGAATCTCCAAGGAATCTGCTCCAGCCAGCTGCACGAATTTGGCTGACATGGGTGGCGACGGTGGTAGCAGACCGTCGTCGCTCCTGTGGCCCGCTAGGCTGCGCTTTCAGCCGGGCTCGCCATGGATGGCGGGTGGCATGTGGGCCATGGGCGGAACACGCACTCCCTCAAACACCAAGGTCTTGTGGGGAGTCAAGCAGAGTTTCGGCCTGCTCACTCCACCGCCATCTCTGGCTGGATCAGCCAAGCACAGCTCCAGTGGTTTCGGCG CAAGCACAAATGGCTGCAAGCAGAAGAAAACAGACTGGTGTTTCTTTAAGCAAAGAGACGCCTTCTTCTCGTCGTCACCTGACAGCACCCTGGTACCTGAAATGCGGACATCAGCTTCTGCCAGGAACCGGGAGACCGGAATGTTGACCAGCCAGCATCATTCGTTGGCAGGCAGTCACAGAATTGATGGCACATCGACACTCAGGCACCGCAGTGGGGTCAGCAGGAAGGCTGCATCTCACCTCCTCCAGAATGCTCAAGGCAAAGGCTACGCAAAGTCTTCTGTCAGCCAAACTTCGCTGGCAACGGGGATGGTTGCCAGCAGTGAACACACAGCAACAG